One genomic region from Proteus vulgaris encodes:
- the emrD gene encoding multidrug efflux MFS transporter EmrD — protein MRKLEHANLLLLIIALVAVGQMTQTIYVPVIADMAVYFGEPTGAVQQVMGAYLFSYGFSQLIYGPISDKVGRRPVILVGMTIFCLSTLVAIFSQNLTTLVIASTLQGMGTGVAGVMTRTQPRDLYTGTALRYANSLLNMGVLVSPLLAPMIGGVVAHFFGWHACYIFLLLLGSSVLFCMYRWMPETRPVQVEKRKMLSSFYLLLSNSTFSAFLIMLICALSGIAVFEASSGVLMGGVLGLNSITISILFILPIPAAFFGAWYAGREGKTFVQLMWHSVFCCLSAGILMWIPGWLNIINIWTLLVPAALFFFGAGMLFPLATTGAMEPFPYLAGSAGALVGGLQNVGSGVATWFSALLPQHNQFSLGMIMFGMSVAIILCWLPLAHRFSHEEHTI, from the coding sequence ATGAGAAAGTTAGAACATGCAAATTTATTATTATTGATAATTGCACTGGTTGCTGTGGGTCAAATGACTCAAACTATTTATGTTCCTGTTATTGCTGATATGGCCGTTTACTTTGGTGAACCCACTGGAGCGGTACAGCAAGTAATGGGTGCCTATCTTTTTTCTTATGGTTTTTCACAGCTAATTTATGGACCTATTTCCGACAAAGTCGGGCGTCGTCCTGTTATTTTAGTCGGAATGACGATCTTTTGTTTATCAACGCTGGTGGCAATTTTCTCGCAAAATTTAACCACACTGGTAATTGCAAGTACCTTACAAGGAATGGGAACAGGTGTTGCTGGTGTTATGACACGTACTCAACCTCGTGATTTATATACAGGAACGGCATTACGTTACGCCAATAGCTTATTAAATATGGGTGTCTTAGTTAGCCCATTATTAGCGCCGATGATTGGTGGTGTTGTTGCTCACTTTTTTGGCTGGCATGCGTGTTATATCTTCTTATTATTATTGGGAAGTAGCGTTCTTTTTTGTATGTATCGTTGGATGCCAGAAACGCGCCCAGTACAAGTTGAAAAACGTAAAATGCTGTCATCATTTTACTTACTGCTTTCAAATAGTACCTTTAGTGCATTTTTGATTATGCTGATTTGTGCATTATCCGGTATTGCTGTTTTTGAAGCATCAAGTGGTGTATTAATGGGCGGAGTATTAGGATTAAATAGTATTACTATCAGTATATTATTTATTTTACCGATCCCTGCGGCATTCTTTGGGGCTTGGTATGCAGGTCGTGAAGGTAAAACCTTTGTACAGCTGATGTGGCACTCCGTTTTTTGTTGTTTATCTGCGGGTATTTTAATGTGGATCCCTGGTTGGCTAAATATTATTAATATCTGGACATTACTGGTACCAGCAGCGCTGTTTTTCTTTGGTGCAGGTATGTTATTCCCATTAGCAACAACAGGTGCGATGGAGCCATTCCCTTATTTAGCGGGCTCAGCAGGTGCATTGGTGGGTGGTTTACAAAATGTGGGTTCAGGTGTAGCAACATGGTTTTCAGCTTTATTACCACAGCATAACCAATTTAGCTTAGGTATGATTATGTTTGGTATGTCAGTGGCTATTATACTTTGTTGGCTTCCTTTGGCTCATCGTTTTAGCCATGAAGAGCATACGATTTAG
- the fabG gene encoding 3-oxoacyl-ACP reductase FabG yields MFDLTGKIALVSGGAKGIGKGIVIALKNSGAKVIIADIDDVAGNKTKDELDVGFMHLDVTQQSACEKVVDDVVKEYGKLDILCSNTGIFPQATIKEMTEADWDKMHTVNLKGMFFLVKAALRVMEKQKQGRVIITSSITGAITGYPGWSHYGASKAGQLGFMRSAALEYARHGITINAVMPGNILTEGLQAQGEAYLNQMKASIPTHTLGEPEDIGYAAAFFASNEAKYITGQTIIVDGGQILPESPEALL; encoded by the coding sequence ATGTTTGATTTAACGGGTAAAATCGCTTTAGTTTCAGGTGGTGCAAAGGGTATTGGCAAAGGTATCGTTATCGCACTAAAAAACAGTGGTGCGAAAGTGATTATTGCGGATATTGATGATGTAGCGGGTAATAAAACAAAAGATGAATTAGATGTAGGTTTTATGCATCTTGATGTCACTCAGCAATCTGCCTGTGAAAAAGTCGTCGATGATGTCGTAAAAGAGTATGGCAAGCTCGATATTCTTTGTTCCAATACTGGTATTTTCCCTCAGGCAACGATTAAAGAGATGACAGAAGCTGACTGGGATAAAATGCATACCGTCAACTTAAAAGGCATGTTCTTTTTAGTAAAAGCCGCACTTCGTGTAATGGAGAAACAAAAACAAGGTCGAGTGATCATTACCTCTTCCATTACAGGTGCTATTACTGGCTATCCGGGCTGGAGCCATTATGGTGCAAGCAAAGCAGGACAATTAGGTTTTATGCGCAGCGCAGCTCTTGAATACGCACGCCATGGCATTACCATCAATGCTGTAATGCCGGGAAATATTCTCACCGAGGGTTTACAAGCCCAAGGCGAAGCCTATTTAAATCAGATGAAGGCTTCTATCCCAACCCACACATTAGGTGAGCCAGAAGATATCGGCTACGCCGCCGCATTCTTTGCGTCAAATGAAGCAAAATATATTACAGGTCAAACAATTATCGTCGATGGCGGACAGATTTTACCTGAATCGCCAGAGGCGCTGTTGTAG
- the zapB gene encoding cell division protein ZapB produces the protein MSFEVFEKLESKVQQAIDTITLLQMEIEELKEKNDALNQEVQEAKGSREALVRENEELKQEQSSWQERLRALLGKMEDVQ, from the coding sequence ATGTCATTTGAAGTTTTCGAGAAGTTAGAATCAAAAGTACAACAAGCAATTGATACCATCACGTTATTACAGATGGAAATCGAAGAGCTAAAAGAAAAAAATGATGCGCTGAACCAAGAAGTTCAAGAAGCGAAAGGATCGCGCGAAGCTCTTGTTCGTGAAAACGAAGAGCTGAAACAAGAGCAATCAAGCTGGCAAGAGCGTTTACGCGCACTGTTAGGCAAAATGGAAGACGTGCAATAA
- the cpxR gene encoding envelope stress response regulator transcription factor CpxR: protein MHKILLVDDDRELTSLLKELLEMEGFNVVIASDGEQALKLLDASIDLLLLDIMMPRKNGIETLKELRQNFQTPVIMLTARGSDLDRVLGLELGADDYLPKPFNDRELVARIRAILRRSNWSEQKQTDSNTSPTLQVDKLQLNPGRQEASFDNEPLELTGTEFTLLYLLAQHLGQVVSREHLSQEVLGKRLTPFDRAIDMHISNLRRKLPERTDGQPWFKTLRGRGYLMVSIT from the coding sequence ATGCATAAAATCTTATTAGTGGATGACGATCGCGAATTAACATCGCTATTGAAAGAACTGCTTGAAATGGAAGGCTTTAATGTTGTAATCGCCTCTGATGGCGAACAAGCACTTAAACTTTTGGATGCGTCTATCGACCTGTTATTACTGGATATTATGATGCCACGTAAAAACGGGATTGAGACACTCAAAGAGTTACGCCAAAATTTCCAGACCCCTGTCATTATGTTAACGGCAAGAGGCAGTGATCTTGACCGAGTGCTTGGCTTAGAGCTAGGTGCTGATGACTATTTACCAAAACCTTTTAATGATAGAGAGCTGGTTGCTCGTATCAGAGCTATTTTGCGTCGTTCTAACTGGAGCGAACAAAAACAGACTGACAGCAATACATCTCCAACATTACAGGTCGATAAATTACAACTTAATCCTGGCCGACAAGAAGCAAGTTTTGATAATGAACCGCTAGAGTTAACGGGAACTGAGTTTACTTTGCTTTATCTACTTGCTCAGCACTTAGGGCAAGTCGTATCACGCGAACATCTAAGTCAAGAAGTGCTTGGCAAGCGCTTAACACCTTTTGATAGAGCGATTGATATGCATATTTCTAATTTACGCCGTAAATTACCAGAAAGAACAGATGGACAACCTTGGTTTAAAACTTTACGTGGCCGCGGTTATCTGATGGTTTCAATAACTTGA
- the fpr gene encoding ferredoxin--NADP(+) reductase yields MANWVNGKVTQVHHWTDALMSLVVNAPIDKFTAGQFAKLALDIDGERVQRAYSYVNAPDDPNLEFYLVTVPDGKLSSKLSALEVGDEVLVTEQASGFFVLEEVPTVNTLWMLSTGTAIGPFLSILQLGHDLERFENIVLVHAVRYANDLSYLPLMEKLVERYQGKLRIQTIVSRENHIGSLTGRIPALIESGALEKTVGLTISPEESHIMLCGNPQMVRDTQQLLKEQREMRKHLRRKPGHITSEQYW; encoded by the coding sequence ATGGCTAATTGGGTGAATGGAAAAGTTACTCAAGTTCATCACTGGACTGATGCGTTAATGAGTCTCGTCGTCAATGCTCCTATTGATAAGTTTACAGCCGGGCAATTTGCAAAATTAGCGCTAGATATTGATGGTGAGCGAGTACAACGAGCCTACTCTTATGTAAACGCACCAGATGATCCCAATTTAGAGTTCTATCTAGTGACTGTTCCTGATGGAAAATTAAGTTCTAAATTAAGCGCACTAGAAGTCGGTGATGAAGTATTGGTGACTGAACAAGCCAGCGGCTTTTTTGTATTAGAAGAGGTTCCCACAGTAAATACACTTTGGATGCTTTCGACGGGAACCGCCATTGGACCTTTTCTATCTATTTTGCAATTAGGACACGATCTTGAGCGATTTGAAAATATCGTTCTTGTTCATGCTGTTCGATACGCCAATGACTTAAGCTATTTACCTTTGATGGAAAAACTCGTTGAACGTTATCAAGGTAAATTACGTATTCAAACCATTGTCAGCCGTGAAAATCATATTGGCTCATTAACAGGACGTATCCCTGCACTCATTGAAAGTGGCGCTTTAGAAAAAACGGTTGGCTTAACCATCAGCCCAGAAGAAAGCCATATTATGTTATGTGGTAATCCTCAAATGGTCAGAGACACTCAACAATTATTAAAAGAACAACGGGAAATGCGTAAGCACTTACGGCGCAAACCCGGACATATCACCAGTGAGCAATATTGGTAA
- a CDS encoding DUF805 domain-containing protein: MTLQHWAFSFKGRIGRRDFWAGLGACFALFLGLFIINDVIYPLPTTVIWIVFLFILYPLCAIFTKRLHDRNKRGIWLLLLLLAVMLGLADTSSLEPFWQWAIGRFLPSFIGMIMLLDCGVFVGNDGENYFGKQAEQVNYRRWR; the protein is encoded by the coding sequence ATGACATTACAACATTGGGCATTTTCATTCAAAGGACGAATTGGGCGTCGTGACTTTTGGGCTGGTTTGGGTGCTTGCTTTGCACTGTTTTTAGGCCTCTTTATTATTAATGATGTGATTTATCCATTACCTACTACTGTAATATGGATAGTATTCCTTTTTATTCTTTATCCGCTATGTGCAATTTTTACAAAAAGACTTCATGACAGAAATAAAAGAGGGATATGGCTTTTATTACTCCTACTTGCCGTGATGTTAGGGTTAGCCGATACCAGTAGTTTAGAACCATTTTGGCAATGGGCGATTGGACGCTTTCTTCCTTCTTTTATTGGGATGATCATGTTGCTTGATTGCGGTGTATTTGTCGGTAATGACGGCGAAAACTACTTTGGTAAACAAGCAGAACAAGTGAACTATCGTCGTTGGCGTTAA
- the cpxP gene encoding cell-envelope stress modulator CpxP, translating to MRKVAVVALASMFLAAPTVVLAETANTNPPTEQRYNGNYHCDYGYGMHGDRDYRGHRGQRGHMMNNGGHMMDRGYAESRMFNGITLTEQQRTQMRDLMRQHHQDRYNGVYRQRHENMHKLVTAPQFDEAAVRAQMQDMDKQAIERHVEMAKVHNQMYQLLTPEQKAQLEKNYQQQMSDFDTRN from the coding sequence ATGCGTAAAGTAGCAGTAGTTGCATTAGCATCAATGTTTTTGGCAGCTCCGACGGTAGTGTTAGCCGAAACCGCCAACACCAATCCGCCTACTGAGCAACGATATAATGGCAATTATCACTGTGATTATGGCTATGGTATGCATGGTGACCGTGATTATCGAGGTCATCGCGGACAACGCGGCCATATGATGAACAACGGTGGACATATGATGGATCGCGGTTATGCCGAATCACGTATGTTTAACGGTATCACATTAACTGAGCAACAACGTACTCAAATGCGCGATTTAATGCGCCAGCATCATCAAGACAGATATAACGGTGTATACCGTCAACGTCATGAGAATATGCACAAATTAGTGACAGCACCTCAATTTGATGAAGCTGCAGTAAGAGCACAGATGCAAGATATGGACAAACAAGCAATTGAACGCCATGTAGAAATGGCAAAAGTCCATAATCAGATGTATCAGTTGTTAACCCCAGAACAGAAAGCGCAGTTGGAAAAGAATTACCAACAGCAAATGTCAGATTTTGACACACGTAACTAA
- a CDS encoding MIP/aquaporin family protein encodes MSQTKTSLMGQCISEFIGTALLVFFGLGCVAAVRIAGAQLGLWEISIIWGLGVALAVYLTAGTSGAHLNPAVTVAFWLFACFERRKVVPYIIAQMLGGFFAAAIVYFMYYNIFIDYEQVNGIVRGSQESLFTAGVFSTYPAAQISVAHAFVVEVIIAVILVGLILALTDDGNGVPKGPLAPLLIGILIAVIGGAFGPLTGFALNPARDFGPKLVAYFAGWGDIALTGGRDIPYFLVPMIAPFIGGILGALAYRKLIGRHLPCDTCKIEDDK; translated from the coding sequence ATGAGCCAGACGAAAACCTCTCTTATGGGTCAATGCATTTCTGAATTTATCGGAACTGCGTTGCTAGTCTTCTTTGGTCTTGGTTGTGTTGCTGCGGTACGTATTGCAGGTGCTCAACTAGGATTGTGGGAGATAAGTATTATCTGGGGGCTGGGTGTTGCCTTAGCCGTTTATCTTACCGCCGGCACCTCTGGTGCACACCTGAACCCTGCCGTTACCGTTGCGTTTTGGCTATTTGCTTGCTTTGAACGCAGAAAAGTTGTTCCTTATATTATTGCACAAATGTTAGGTGGCTTCTTTGCCGCAGCCATTGTGTACTTTATGTACTACAATATTTTTATCGACTACGAACAAGTTAATGGCATTGTCAGGGGCTCACAAGAAAGTCTCTTCACTGCCGGTGTATTCTCTACTTATCCCGCAGCTCAAATTTCCGTTGCACATGCCTTTGTTGTCGAAGTTATCATTGCCGTTATCCTTGTTGGCTTAATTTTAGCCTTAACTGATGATGGTAACGGTGTACCTAAAGGCCCATTAGCTCCGTTATTAATTGGTATCTTAATTGCCGTAATCGGTGGTGCATTTGGTCCACTAACCGGATTCGCCTTAAACCCAGCTCGTGACTTTGGTCCAAAACTGGTTGCGTACTTTGCTGGCTGGGGTGATATTGCGCTGACTGGTGGACGTGATATCCCTTATTTCTTAGTTCCAATGATTGCTCCATTTATCGGTGGTATCTTAGGTGCATTGGCTTACCGTAAATTAATTGGCCGTCACTTACCTTGCGATACCTGCAAAATCGAAGACGATAAATAA
- a CDS encoding sulfate ABC transporter substrate-binding protein, with protein sequence MFKQWGLLSAALVTLLFSNILWAKDIQLLNVSYDPTRELYQQYNQAFSQYWEQKTGDKVTIRQSHGGSGKQATSVINGIEADVVTLALAYDIDAIAQRGSIDKQWITRLPDNSAPYTSTIVFLVRKGNPKQIVDWDSLIKPGVSIITPNPKTSGGARWNYLAAWGYGLKANHQDSEKAKAFVKALYQQVEVLDSGARGATNTFVERGIGDVLIAWENEALLAINELGADKFEIVTPSISILAEPTVSVVDKVVDKRGTREIATAYLDYLYSPEGQEIAAKNYYRPRDKVIAEKYQNSFPKLELFTLNEVFGDWQSAQKIHFATGGIFDEISRR encoded by the coding sequence ATGTTTAAACAATGGGGCTTATTATCGGCAGCTTTAGTGACATTACTTTTTTCTAATATTTTATGGGCTAAAGATATTCAACTATTAAATGTCTCTTACGATCCAACGAGAGAACTTTATCAGCAGTATAACCAAGCATTTAGTCAGTATTGGGAGCAAAAAACGGGAGATAAAGTCACTATCCGCCAATCACATGGTGGATCAGGAAAGCAGGCAACATCAGTTATCAACGGTATTGAGGCAGATGTTGTCACATTAGCCCTTGCCTATGATATAGATGCAATCGCGCAAAGAGGAAGTATCGATAAACAATGGATAACACGATTACCTGATAATTCAGCGCCTTATACTTCAACAATCGTTTTTCTGGTGAGAAAAGGAAATCCTAAGCAAATCGTTGATTGGGATTCATTAATTAAGCCGGGGGTTTCAATTATTACTCCTAATCCTAAAACATCAGGAGGTGCAAGATGGAATTACCTTGCGGCGTGGGGCTATGGATTAAAAGCCAATCATCAAGATAGTGAAAAAGCTAAAGCCTTCGTTAAAGCACTTTATCAGCAAGTCGAAGTATTAGATTCAGGTGCGAGAGGAGCAACAAATACATTTGTTGAGCGAGGTATTGGTGATGTATTGATTGCATGGGAAAACGAGGCGTTATTAGCGATTAATGAATTAGGTGCAGATAAATTTGAGATAGTTACACCATCAATATCTATTCTTGCAGAGCCTACGGTGTCGGTAGTCGATAAGGTTGTTGATAAACGAGGAACGCGAGAAATTGCCACGGCGTACTTAGACTATCTTTACTCACCAGAAGGGCAAGAGATCGCAGCAAAAAACTATTATCGCCCTAGAGATAAAGTAATAGCAGAGAAATACCAAAACAGTTTTCCAAAACTAGAACTATTTACACTGAATGAAGTTTTTGGTGATTGGCAATCCGCACAGAAAATACATTTTGCGACAGGCGGTATCTTTGATGAAATTAGTCGTCGTTGA
- the tpiA gene encoding triose-phosphate isomerase: protein MRHPLVMGNWKLNGSIHMVHELIAALRKEVSGVAGCDVAIAPPAVYLCQARHEIGGSRIALGAQDTGVNLSGAFTGETSAEMLKNVDVKYVIIGHSERRTYHKESDEFIAQKFGVLKELGLTPVLCIGETEAENEAGKTQEVCARQIDAVLNAHGAAAFKDAVIAYEPIWAIGTGKSATPAQAQAVHKFIRDHIAKKDAAIAEQVIIQYGGSVNDKNAAELFGQPDIDGALVGGASLKADAFAVIVKAAAQAKAKK, encoded by the coding sequence ATGCGCCATCCATTAGTCATGGGTAACTGGAAACTCAACGGCAGCATTCATATGGTTCATGAATTAATTGCTGCATTACGTAAAGAAGTTAGCGGTGTTGCTGGTTGTGATGTTGCTATCGCACCACCAGCAGTTTACCTATGCCAAGCACGCCATGAAATTGGTGGAAGCCGTATTGCATTAGGTGCTCAAGATACAGGTGTTAACTTATCAGGTGCTTTCACTGGTGAAACTTCAGCAGAAATGCTGAAAAACGTTGATGTTAAATACGTTATCATTGGTCACTCTGAGCGTCGTACTTATCATAAAGAATCTGACGAGTTTATCGCTCAAAAATTCGGCGTGTTAAAAGAGTTAGGTTTAACACCAGTATTATGTATTGGTGAAACTGAAGCAGAAAACGAAGCTGGCAAAACTCAAGAAGTCTGTGCTCGCCAAATCGATGCTGTATTAAATGCACATGGCGCAGCAGCATTTAAAGATGCCGTTATCGCTTATGAGCCAATCTGGGCTATCGGTACAGGTAAATCAGCAACTCCAGCACAGGCTCAAGCTGTTCATAAATTTATTCGTGATCATATCGCGAAGAAAGATGCCGCTATCGCTGAACAAGTTATCATTCAATACGGTGGCTCTGTTAACGATAAAAATGCAGCAGAACTATTTGGTCAACCAGACATTGATGGTGCATTAGTGGGTGGTGCTTCACTGAAAGCTGACGCATTTGCCGTTATCGTTAAAGCAGCAGCACAAGCTAAAGCGAAAAAATAA
- a CDS encoding DUF1454 family protein, producing the protein MIKANTLSTLYLIIISIALCLPTSVFATEMSVAQKQPSKDDIAYLKQDAPVFEITIPELRAKFNQQNPLLSLNEYKIITNHDIAIPLVRAATRITPYLYSSAILERGSEKIKSLQLTLIHSPDSPELEKINREITTQYIITLVAQFDSSITSEQIQEALNLFAFKNQTSDYISHDVGAIRYIIVHEGDQLTTFAIEPIKLSLNSKIVSAIP; encoded by the coding sequence ATGATAAAAGCAAACACACTTTCTACGTTATACCTGATAATCATAAGCATTGCTCTTTGTTTGCCAACTTCTGTTTTTGCAACAGAGATGTCTGTCGCACAAAAACAGCCTTCAAAGGATGACATTGCTTATCTTAAACAAGATGCACCTGTTTTTGAGATAACTATTCCAGAGCTAAGAGCAAAATTTAATCAACAAAATCCGTTGTTATCGCTTAATGAATATAAAATTATCACCAATCACGATATTGCGATCCCACTTGTCAGAGCAGCAACACGCATCACGCCTTATCTCTATTCATCTGCAATACTAGAGCGCGGTAGCGAAAAAATAAAAAGTTTACAACTAACGCTGATCCACTCCCCTGATTCACCTGAACTAGAAAAGATAAATCGTGAGATCACAACGCAATACATTATTACTTTGGTTGCTCAATTTGACTCATCAATAACCTCAGAGCAAATTCAAGAGGCTCTCAATTTATTCGCATTTAAAAATCAAACTTCTGATTACATTAGCCATGATGTGGGTGCAATTCGCTATATTATTGTCCATGAAGGTGACCAATTAACAACCTTCGCCATTGAACCGATTAAGCTTTCTTTAAACAGCAAGATCGTTTCAGCTATTCCGTGA
- the pfkA gene encoding 6-phosphofructokinase — MVNGIKRIGVLTSGGDAPGMNAAIRGVVRAALSEGLEVYGIMDGYMGLYENRMKKLDRFSVSDMINRGGTFLGSARFPEFREDNVRAVAIENMKQNELDALVVIGGDGSYLGAKKLTEAGFPCIGLPGTIDNDVAGTDYTIGYFTALETAVEAIDRLRDTSTSHKRISIVEVMGRYCGDLTLSAAIAGGCEFVVLPESELPFNRDELLAEIKAGIERGKRHAIVAITEHVCDVHELARFIEAETKHETRATVLGHIQRGGSPVAYDRILASRMGAYSVQLLLEGYGGRCVGIQNEKLVHHDIIDAVMNMKRVFKADWYETAKKLY, encoded by the coding sequence ATGGTCAATGGGATCAAAAGAATTGGGGTTTTAACAAGTGGTGGTGATGCACCAGGTATGAATGCCGCGATCCGTGGTGTTGTTCGTGCCGCACTAAGTGAAGGTTTAGAGGTTTATGGGATTATGGATGGCTATATGGGGCTATACGAAAATCGCATGAAAAAACTCGACCGTTTTAGCGTGTCAGACATGATCAACCGTGGCGGTACATTCCTTGGCTCTGCTCGTTTCCCTGAATTCCGTGAAGACAATGTGCGTGCTGTTGCCATCGAAAACATGAAACAAAATGAGCTTGATGCCTTAGTGGTTATTGGTGGTGATGGTTCTTATCTAGGTGCAAAAAAATTAACGGAAGCAGGTTTTCCATGTATCGGCTTACCGGGCACAATCGATAATGACGTTGCTGGTACTGACTACACCATCGGTTATTTCACTGCATTAGAAACTGCTGTTGAAGCTATTGACCGTTTACGTGATACCTCAACTTCTCACAAACGTATTTCTATCGTAGAAGTGATGGGACGTTACTGTGGTGACTTAACACTGTCTGCGGCAATTGCTGGGGGCTGTGAATTTGTTGTTCTGCCTGAGTCCGAATTACCATTTAACCGTGATGAACTGCTGGCAGAAATCAAAGCAGGTATTGAACGTGGTAAACGTCATGCAATCGTCGCAATTACAGAACACGTTTGTGATGTGCATGAATTAGCACGTTTTATTGAAGCTGAAACTAAACATGAAACACGTGCAACGGTATTAGGCCATATCCAACGTGGTGGTTCTCCAGTTGCTTACGATCGTATTCTTGCTTCTCGTATGGGTGCTTACTCTGTACAACTGCTATTAGAAGGCTATGGCGGTCGTTGTGTCGGTATTCAAAACGAAAAACTGGTTCACCATGATATTATTGACGCGGTTATGAATATGAAACGTGTCTTTAAAGCTGACTGGTATGAAACAGCGAAAAAACTGTATTAA
- the glpK gene encoding glycerol kinase GlpK — MTTETNTSNTEKKYIVALDQGTTSSRAVVIDHDANIVSISQREFTQIYPKPGWVEHDPMEIWATQSATLVEVLAKADIPSDHVAGIGITNQRETTIVWDKETGKPVYNAIVWQCRRTADFCTRLKDKEGVEEYIRQNTGLMVDPYFSGTKLKWILDNVEGAREKAEKGELLFGTVDTWLVWKMTQGRVHVTDFTNASRTMLFNIHSLDWDQKILDLLDIPRNMLPKVVPSSEVYGQTNIGGKGGTRIPIAGMAGDQQAALYGQLCVQSGMAKNTYGTGCFLLMNTGKEAVRSNHGLLTTICCGPRGEVNYALEGAVFVGGASIQWLRDELKLIDEATDSEYFATKVNDTNGVYVVPAFTGLGAPYWDPYARGAIFGLTRGANRNHIIRATLESIAYQTRDVLDAMQADSGARLQSLRVDGGAVANNFLMQFQSDILGTHVERPVVRESTALGAAFLAGLAIGFWNDLEEVKNKAAIDKEFRPGIETTERNYRYNGWKKAVARAQEWEDRG, encoded by the coding sequence ATGACAACAGAAACAAATACATCGAATACCGAGAAAAAATACATTGTTGCGCTGGATCAGGGCACAACCAGTTCACGTGCCGTAGTCATTGACCACGATGCAAATATCGTCAGTATTTCACAACGTGAATTCACCCAAATTTATCCTAAGCCAGGCTGGGTTGAACACGATCCAATGGAAATTTGGGCAACACAAAGTGCAACCTTAGTTGAAGTATTAGCAAAAGCAGATATTCCATCTGACCACGTTGCAGGTATTGGTATCACAAACCAACGTGAAACGACTATTGTATGGGATAAAGAAACCGGTAAACCTGTTTATAACGCGATTGTATGGCAATGTCGTCGTACTGCGGATTTCTGTACTCGCTTAAAAGATAAAGAAGGTGTTGAAGAATATATTCGTCAAAATACCGGTTTGATGGTTGACCCTTATTTCTCTGGTACAAAATTAAAATGGATCCTCGACAACGTCGAAGGTGCTCGTGAAAAAGCAGAAAAAGGTGAGTTATTATTCGGTACTGTTGATACTTGGTTAGTTTGGAAAATGACACAAGGTCGCGTTCACGTTACTGACTTTACTAACGCATCTCGTACCATGTTATTCAATATCCACTCTTTAGATTGGGATCAAAAAATCCTCGATCTGCTGGATATTCCTCGCAATATGCTACCAAAAGTGGTGCCATCTTCCGAAGTTTATGGCCAAACAAACATTGGTGGTAAAGGTGGTACACGTATTCCTATCGCGGGTATGGCGGGTGACCAACAAGCTGCACTCTATGGTCAACTTTGTGTACAAAGCGGTATGGCGAAAAATACCTATGGTACAGGTTGCTTCTTACTGATGAATACAGGTAAAGAAGCGGTTCGCTCTAATCATGGTTTGTTAACAACAATCTGTTGCGGTCCTCGTGGTGAAGTGAACTATGCTCTAGAAGGTGCAGTATTCGTTGGTGGAGCTTCTATTCAATGGCTACGTGATGAGCTAAAACTGATTGATGAAGCCACTGACTCTGAATACTTCGCAACGAAAGTTAACGATACTAATGGTGTCTATGTTGTTCCTGCATTTACAGGTTTAGGCGCGCCATATTGGGACCCGTATGCGCGTGGTGCTATTTTTGGTTTAACCCGTGGTGCTAACCGTAATCACATTATTCGTGCAACTTTAGAATCTATCGCTTATCAAACACGTGATGTGCTCGATGCAATGCAAGCCGATTCAGGTGCGCGTTTACAATCACTGCGTGTTGATGGTGGCGCTGTTGCTAACAACTTCTTAATGCAGTTCCAATCCGATATTTTAGGTACTCATGTAGAACGCCCTGTTGTTCGCGAAAGTACCGCATTAGGTGCCGCATTCCTTGCAGGTCTTGCTATCGGTTTCTGGAATGATTTAGAAGAAGTTAAAAACAAAGCGGCGATTGATAAAGAATTCCGCCCTGGCATCGAAACTACTGAGCGTAACTATCGCTATAACGGCTGGAAAAAAGCGGTTGCTCGCGCTCAAGAGTGGGAAGATCGCGGTTAA